The genomic window CAACCTGTTCGTCGCGGGCTTCATCGGCTCGCCCTCGATGAACTTCGTCGAGGGGACGCTCGTCGAGGGCGGCCTCGAGACGAACAACTTCACCGTCGACCTCGATCCGAGCCGGATACAGGGCGTCTCCGTCGGCGACACCGTCACGCTGGGGGTCAGGCCGGAGGACGTCCACCTCTCTCGGTACGCGGACTCGCTCACCGACCCGACCGATCGGATCGACGCCCGGACCGACGTCTTGGAGCCGATGGGCGACGAGGTCTTCGTCTACCTCTTGCTCTCTGAGGCGGCGGAAGGGTCGATGGATCAGGATCCCGCCACGTCACCGAACCAGTTGCTGATGAGCGTCACTCCCGACACGGAGATCGAGGCGGGACAGGACGTCGACGTCGTGCTGGATCGATCGAAGATTCATCTGTTCGACACCGCCACCGGCGACGCCTTGCTCCACGGCCTGACCGACCGCTCGGAGCGAGAGCCCGGGACGACACCGACGGAAGCCGATAGCTGATCCGTCGTCGATCGTCAGCGGTGGGGCCGCGACCGCCGATCGGCTCGTCAGCCGCTGCGGTTTGGCAACGGACAAAAGGTGTTCGAGGACGAAGATTCCATATAGCGGTATTGGATGGATCAGTATGAGAACGGACTGCGGCTATTGAAACTCCGATGACAAGAGATCGAAGCGACATCAGAACGGGAATCGTTGGCCTGGGGAATATCGGCCAGTACCACGCGGAGCGACTCATCGAACTGGGCGTGCCGCTCGTGGGAGGGATGGACGTCGCCGCAGAGGCGCGATCGCGGTTCGCCCGCCGATACGACGTCGACGTCTACGAGGACCACCACGAACTGTACGATACCGTCGACGCCGTCGTCATCACGACGCCGAACAAGTACCACGAGGAGTACGCCGTCGACGCCTTGGAGCGCGATCTCCACGTCTTGCTGGAAAAACCTCTCGCCCACTCGTTCGAGAGCGCCGAACGAATCGCCGATGCCGCCGCCGACTCCGACGGGCACGCGATGGTCGGCTTCAACAATCGATTCTCGAACACGGTCCAGATCGTCCGCAACCGGATCGAACGCGGTGAACTGGGTGAGCTGACTCACGTCGAAGCTAACTACGTCAGGCGCCGGGGGATCCCGGGACGGGGTTCGTGGTTCACCCGTCGGCAGATCGCCGGCGGCGGTTCGCTCATCGATCTCGGCGTCCACGCCATCGATCTGGCCCTCTACCTGCTGGGATATCCGGCCGTCTCGGAGGTGAGCGGCGTCGCCCGCGGCGAGTTCGGTTCCGACGAGGAGTACGCCTACCTCGATATGTGGGGCGAAGACGCCGGCCCGGCCGGCTTCGACGTCGACGACTCCGCCAGCGCGTTCATCCGGTGTGCCGGCGACCGAACCATCTCGCTGGAAGTCGCGTGGGCGACCAACCGCCCGGCGAACCACGAATTCGTCATTCGCGGCACCGAGGCGGCCGCTCGGTTCGACCTGCTCGAGGGCGATCTGACCATCCACTCGGCGAGTACCGTCGGTCCCGACCACCTCGAGAACACGTCCGTCGAGACGCGGCAGAACGACACGCACTCGGCGGAACAGGAGGAGTTCTTCGACAGAATTCTCCGCGACGATCCCGACGACAGGAGCGTCGATCACGGACTGTCCGTCCAGCGGATCATCGACGCGATCTATCGGTCCAGCGACGACGGACACACGATCGCTATCGACGAGTGAGGCCGCCGCGAACCCGGCACCGACGGCGACGCCGATGACGATGCCTGCGATCGCAGATACGCGGTTTTGTCCAGTCCTGTGGTACTGATACGCATGCAGATCGAACGATCCCTCGTTCTCGAGATCAGCCGTCACGAGGTCCCCGTCGGACGGCCGATCACCGTTCGGGTCCGCGATAAGGGGAACAAACCGATCGAGGGGGCGCTCGTCGAGGCCGGCTCGAAGCGGAAACGGACCGACGACCGCGGTCGGTGCGAGATCGCGTTCCACTCGCCCGGATTCTGGAAACTCGTCGCGACCAAGTCCCCGACCGAACGGGTCCGCTATCGGTCGACGTCGACGCTCGTCCGCGCGATGCCGCGGTCGGCGACGGACCGCCGGCCGCGACGGGTCGGTCCGCCGATGAGATAGCACGCGCTCGGTAGCGCCGATAGACGGTGGACCGACGGCGGACGGGTCACCGATGGACGACCGCCGGTGAACGCAACCCCCGTTGCCGGCCCGCGTTTTATTTCGCCCGCCGTCGTTGGTGGTCGATATGGACATCGGCGTACACACCCCCCCGCTGGCGGACGAATCGCTCGAGGGCGCGCTCGCGTACCTCTCCGATCTGGGCGTCGACGCGATCGAACCGGGCGTCGGCGGCCACCCGGGCCAGGACCACCTCCCGCGGGCGGAGCACCTCGACAACGACAGCGAACAACAGGAGGTGCGAAACCTCCTCGACGAGTACGACATGCGGATCAGCGCGCTCGCGACGCACAACAACCCGCTGCACCCGGACGACGAGCGGGCCGAAGAGGCCGACACGGAACTCCGCGAAGCGATCCAGCTGGCCGACCAGCTCGACGTCGACGCCGTCACCTGTTTCTCCGGCCTCCCCGCCGGGGGACCGAACGACGAGGTCCCCAACTGGATCACCGCGCCGTGGCCGCCGGAACACGAGGCGGCCCTCGAGTACCAGTGGGAACGAGCGGTGGACTACTGGAGCGAACTCGACGACTACGCCGACGAGCGCGGCGTCGATATCGCCATCGAGATGCACCCGAACATGCTGGTCTACGAACCCCACGGGATGGCTCGCCTCCGCGAGGAGACGGGCGAGCGCATCGGTGCGAACTTCGACCCGTCCCACCTCTACTGGCAGGGGATCACGATCACCGACGCGATCCGCTATCTCGGCGAGCGCGACGCGATCCATCACGTCCACGCCAAGGACACCAAGATCTACGACGCACAGGCCCGCGAGAAGGGCGTCCTCGACACGACCGCCTACGACGACGAGCCGAACCGCTCGTGGCTCTTCCGCTCGGTCGGCTACGGTCACGGCGAGGCCCACTGGAAGGACATCGTCTCGACGCTGCGGATGGTCGGCTACGACGGCGCCCTCTCGATCGAACACGAGGACTCGCTGACCAGTTCGCGGGAGGGCCTCGAAAAGGCGATCGACCTGCTCGACCGGGCGATCTTCGAGACGGAACCGGGCGAGGCCTACTGGGCCGAGTGAGGAGGGACGGTCCCCGAGCCCGAGCCCCGCTCGTCAGTCCTCGAGCGAGTACTCGAGGGAGTCGTCGGTGACCGATCGGTCGCTCACGTCGACGCGACCGTCGCCGAAGACGGTGATCTCGTAGCCCTCGTACTCGAGGACGACGCGTGCGGTCGTCGGACCGGCCGTGGGCTCGAACAGTCGGTCCAGCGCCTCGGGGTTGACCACGGCGTAGAGCGGTTCGTACGCCGGCGGTTCGACGTCGGTGACGTCGACGCCTTCGCGGGCGGCGATCGCCTCGATGATGGCCTGACTGGGCGTCATCGCACCATCGGACGACGGGTCGGACGAAGCGGACATAGGCGTCGCTACATCGAACGTCCCGATAAGCGTAGCGACTCCCCTGATCTCGTGACAAAACGCCAGTAGAGGGCTCCAGAAGGCTATATTTCGGCGTTACAGGATCGACTGTCGGCGATCGTCCGACGGAATCGGTCGTCAGATTCGCTCTCGAGACGCGATCGGTCGCGTGCTCCGAGAAACCCACGGGCCGACGCCTCCGACGGTGAGGGGCTACTCGGCGGCCTGTGGCCGAATGAATCGATCGACCGCGGTCCGGAACTGCGGGCTCACCTGGTACCAGAGCCAGCAACTGACTCCGGCGGCGATCACCGCCGTGGCGACGATCCCGATCGTCGCCGTCAGGTAGGCCGCCGATCCCTCGCCACCGACTGCGAACACGTTCGCCGGATTGTCGTGAACGAAGAAGAAATAGCACACGAACCACGCGGTCGGGAGCAGCGCGCCCACGAGCAACGGGGCCCCGTAGAGGTAGTTCTGCAGCCAGATCAGTCCGAGCGCGCACAGGGGACCGATCACGCCGACGACCAGCAGGAAGGCGGGCTGGCCCTGCGTAAACGTCGCGTCCACCGTCGACTGCGCGAGGGCGAACAACCCCACGATGACGTAATACGTCAATACCGGGACCGTGACGATGAGTCGGGGATCCACGTACTACGATGGCGACCTGTTCGTCTTAACCGTTATTACCGTCGCGTCGATAGGTTCGTCGGCAGTGCGCTGTGGAAGTCGAGACGACGCGGTCGGGACGACCGCCGCGCCCTCGAGC from Haloterrigena sp. KLK7 includes these protein-coding regions:
- a CDS encoding Gfo/Idh/MocA family oxidoreductase translates to MTRDRSDIRTGIVGLGNIGQYHAERLIELGVPLVGGMDVAAEARSRFARRYDVDVYEDHHELYDTVDAVVITTPNKYHEEYAVDALERDLHVLLEKPLAHSFESAERIADAAADSDGHAMVGFNNRFSNTVQIVRNRIERGELGELTHVEANYVRRRGIPGRGSWFTRRQIAGGGSLIDLGVHAIDLALYLLGYPAVSEVSGVARGEFGSDEEYAYLDMWGEDAGPAGFDVDDSASAFIRCAGDRTISLEVAWATNRPANHEFVIRGTEAAARFDLLEGDLTIHSASTVGPDHLENTSVETRQNDTHSAEQEEFFDRILRDDPDDRSVDHGLSVQRIIDAIYRSSDDGHTIAIDE
- a CDS encoding carboxypeptidase regulatory-like domain-containing protein; amino-acid sequence: MQIERSLVLEISRHEVPVGRPITVRVRDKGNKPIEGALVEAGSKRKRTDDRGRCEIAFHSPGFWKLVATKSPTERVRYRSTSTLVRAMPRSATDRRPRRVGPPMR
- a CDS encoding sugar phosphate isomerase/epimerase; this encodes MDIGVHTPPLADESLEGALAYLSDLGVDAIEPGVGGHPGQDHLPRAEHLDNDSEQQEVRNLLDEYDMRISALATHNNPLHPDDERAEEADTELREAIQLADQLDVDAVTCFSGLPAGGPNDEVPNWITAPWPPEHEAALEYQWERAVDYWSELDDYADERGVDIAIEMHPNMLVYEPHGMARLREETGERIGANFDPSHLYWQGITITDAIRYLGERDAIHHVHAKDTKIYDAQAREKGVLDTTAYDDEPNRSWLFRSVGYGHGEAHWKDIVSTLRMVGYDGALSIEHEDSLTSSREGLEKAIDLLDRAIFETEPGEAYWAE
- a CDS encoding HalOD1 output domain-containing protein, which gives rise to MSASSDPSSDGAMTPSQAIIEAIAAREGVDVTDVEPPAYEPLYAVVNPEALDRLFEPTAGPTTARVVLEYEGYEITVFGDGRVDVSDRSVTDDSLEYSLED